The Corvus moneduloides isolate bCorMon1 chromosome 11, bCorMon1.pri, whole genome shotgun sequence genomic sequence AGCTCCAGGAGTAAGGGCAGTATGGTCCAGTGGGCCTGGCTTACCTCCCTGAAGTCCGTCTCCTCAATGTAGATGGTCTGATGGAAGGGCACTTTGTGAAAACCACGGCTCTCATCAGCTGGAAAGTTGGGCACAAGGACCTCCAGTGGCTGGGGAGAAAGAGGGCATGAATGCTGATCTCAAGGAACCCCACTCGACCACAGCTCATGACAGTCTCACCTTCGGAGCAGGGAAGTTGGTGATGGTGACCTTGAGGGGCTCCAGGACAGCCATGGCGCGGGGGGCCTGCTCATTCAGCACCTCCCGTGCACATGCCTCCAGCAAATGTGGCTCCATTGTCGCCTGGGCCACTGTCACACCAACCTGAGGGACAGCCTGCTGTGACCATGCTGGCCAGGGGATGCATCCATCTGCCCTGTCCCATCCTATCTGATGCCTACCCGTGCACAAAAGTTGTTGATGGCCTCGGGGGGGAAGCCTCGCCGGCGCAGGGCTGTCAGCGTGAAGAGCCGCGGGTCATCCCAGTCCCTAAGGAACACTGGTGTGGCAACCTGGCATGCCCTGGGTGAGCCCCATCctggctgctggccctgctcctaCCTCACAGCACCTGTCTCCACCAGACGGATGATCTTTCTCTTGGAGACAACAGTGTAGAGCAGGTTCAGGCGCCCATATTCCCACTGCACAGGGCAGTAAACATCCAGAGCATTGCACAGCCAGAAGTAGGAGGAGCGCCTGCAAGGGAGGtacaggcacagcccagctcagccacaTGGACACACTGTCCCCTAGTACTCTGGCAGCCACCGGGATGCAGCCATCTGCTCCCAGGTATAGCTCAGCCCTGGGCCATGCTGTGCACAGTGCTCACCTGGCCTGGAACTCCTTGGTGCAGAGGGAGTGTGTGATGTGCTCGATGGAGTCGCAGAGGCAGTGTGTGTAGTCATACGTGGGGTAGATGCACCTGCAAGGCAGACACAGTTGGCTCGGGGCAAAGCACGGTGCTGCTCCACTCCTGACACCTCCCCACTTCCAGGAAGTCCAGACCCACCCCCACCACATGTGGCAGGACATGGCAGGCCCTCCCTACCACTTGTCCCCAGTGCGGTGGTGTGGAGTGAACTTGACGCGGTAGGCAACGGGATCCATCTTCCCGTCCTCCATCACCATCTTCATCCTCAGCGTggcttccccctccccaaacttGCCCTTTCGCATGTCCTGTGGAGAGGGGGGAAGCTTTCAGCTGAGCCACAGATCCAGACCCCACAGGCATGCAGCACCTGCCCCAGCCAGGAGTACCTCAAAGAGCAGGAGTGACTCCTCCACAGGCCGGTCCCGCCACGGCGAGGGCGGTGGGTTGTGGCCCTTGATCTCTTCAACCTTCTGATGGCAGACATATGCCTGACCCCTACGGAGGGGAAATGCCATCACCAGACATGAGGGGCCCATCCTCTGGGCAAGGAGGACCCCCAGCCACGGCGTAGGACATCAACACCACCCCGGCACATTCCTACTGTCCCACATGCTCACCTGCGTATAAGCTCCAGGGCCCAGGTGTAGAGCTGGTCAAAGTAATCCGACGCGTGTGTCACTGCATAGGGCTGGTAGCCTGTGGGGATGGGTGAAATGGAACAGGTTGGAAGAAGCCCAAAGGCCCAGCAGCAAGACCTGAATGTAGGGGTGTCCCTGGCACCTGGCTTGATCCTGCCCTCCCCATCCTGAGCCATACCCAGCCACTCCACCATCTCCCGGATGGCTGTGAAGtacttctcctcctccttctcgGGGTTGGTGTCATCATAGCGCAGGAAGCACACACCACCGTTGGCCTGGGGATGAAGAGATAgtgagcagctgctccctgagggACCACAGGGCCAGGCCAGCAGCCAAGCAGCAGGGGAAAGCAGGGGCCAGGGCAGCTTGGTGCTTTTTACCTTGGCATAGCCAAAGTTGAAGTTGATGGCCTTGGCATGGCCAATGTGCAGGATACCATTAGGCTCAGGAGGGAACCGTGTCCGTACctggagggggagaggggacaccTCTGTCCTTCAGCAGGAGACTCTTACCTTCCCTGACAGCAGTGGCACTGACATGAGCCCCTGGCAGTCCTGCAGAGCACCCCATGCTGTGTGGGTGCTGCCTCTGGTCGTGCCCCCTGTGAGCTGTGTGTTCCCCACCCACCCCGGCTGTGTCACTCTCACATGGAACCGCTGGGCTGACGGACATGGCCTCACCTGCCCACCCGTGATTGCCAGGTGCTGCTTCAGCAGGGCCATAGTGTTTGGTGTCACCACGTAGCCCTCAGTCTTGTAGTTTTCTCCTGCAGGCAGAAGATGCTCAGGGATACAGCACTGCCCTAACCATGCCAAGCCCAGCAGGCAGGGGGGAAGGACACAGGACCTGTCCAGTCCTCTGCAGCATGGAGAGCTGGGACCAGGCACAGAGCCAGTGGAGTGGCCCCAcaatggcagcagctcctcacactTACCTGGCTTGTGGAACTTCAGGGCTTCTCCccgcagctgctccagcagcgaCTGTGTCTCTGTGCCCATGTCACCTGCAGAGAGATGGGGCTGAGCTCCCTGATTGCAGCTCCCAGGGCCCAGCTTGGAAGCAGGTCCCAGCAGGAACTAaagggctgggggagaggaCAGTCTCTTACCGTTCTCCACCACAGCcaccttctgtttctctgctgggGCCAGACGGGCCTTTGCAGCCTGCAGAGACCAGCAGAGCATCCTGAGTGCCCAGCTGTAGCACATACCTTCCCCTCCTGGCCCAGCCTGCTGTCCTCAGCACTCCCTCAGACCTGTTCCCATGGTGGCAgctcagcccagagcagctaTTTGGGATTCTGCCTGAACACTTTGCAGGAGAATACCATCCAAGTCACCAGCCTCCCCTTCTCCTTACCTTTGGCTTCTTTTCCAGGTCAGCTTCTGTCTTTGGCCCAAGCAAATGCAGCACCTGGAGAAGAGTGACACAGCCAGGAGTCAAAAAATCAGGAGTCAAAAAGGCTCCCTGTGCCCCAAGGCCTGGAGGTGTCCTGTGCAGCCATCACtcccctcaccctgcctgcacccagCTGAGgcaggctgtccccagcactgggccCTCCAGGGGACTGGCTGGCAGGTCCCACACCAGTCACGGCACCTCCAGGGGACCACAGCAGCACCTGACACAGTAATCTCGCACCCACCTGCAGGTCCACCTCGTTCTTGATGGTCTTCCCGTCTGCCCACTGCAGCCGGTTCCGTGCCTCCCCTGCAGACAGGGCACCCCGTGGGCAAGGGGCAGGGCCCAGCCCGGGGGTGAGGCCATTGATGCAGAATGCCACACCCTTTGCCCCAGGGCTGTCTCTGTTGCTGGGTACTATGCCCTGCCTGTGCGGGGGATCTGGCAGGATGACATCTCCCCGTGGCAAAAGGCTGGCTCTCAAGATCCAGGGGAGCAGACAGTGGCACTGGCAGTCAGGCACAGGGACGTGACAGCCACCAGCATCAGGCAGGGGTTGCCCCGGTGTCCGCACTCACCCATCAGCAGCCCCATGTTGAAGTGGTAGcgctctgccagcagctctgctcgATGCTTGCTGATCACAGCCTCCACCTGGGAGCAGCGCAGGGGACACCGGGGTGAGCAAGGCAGGCAGGCGgaagcacagcaggagccagTCCAATGTCCCCTGGGCTGTCTCCACAGGATCACAGCCCCACTCACCGCTTCCTCGATCTGCTCGGGGGTGATGCAGACCCCCACACCGCAAGACCGCTCAAAGTCTGCCACATCCAGGGGCTCCAAGGGGTGGCTCCTCACGTActccagggcagctggggacagagcagagatGAAGAGCGGCGctcccggggctggggccgggcgggggccggggccgcaCGGTACCGTTGAGCTGCAGGTCAGTGAGGATCTCCCTGCGAGCGATGTAGCCGACGAGGAAGGCGAGGTGCTTCGGGTCCTTGAGGCGGGCGGCCGTGTTGTAGAGAAGCGTCCCGGTGGCTTTGTCCAGCGCCGGGCCCAGCGCGCTCCGAGCCTGCCGCCGCCCCGGGGAAAATCAGGGCAGGACCGGGGCCCGAGCCCCGGCGAACCGGCAGCACCGGGGACCGGAGCGGAACGGGAGAGTGCCAAGGGCCAAGGCCGCTTGGGGGGGTCAGTGAAGCCGGGAAGGCTGGGGTCGAGGGGGTGACAGCGGGACCACGGTGCCGATGTACCGGGGTGACACCGGGGATGAGGGTACCGAGTCCCGAGGGTGACACCGGTGCCGGGGTAGCGAGTTCCCAGGGTGGCCGGGTCCCGAGGTGACATCGGGATGACGGGATACTGGGGATCGAGGACCGGGGACCAGGGTGCGGGCCCGCGGCGGACGCACCTGCAGCACGGCCCGGCGCAGCAGCGCGCTGAGTGCCCCGTTGCGTAGCGTCTCGCGCGCCTTGGCCTCGCTGAGGCCGATGCCGGTGAACAGCCCCAGcgcctcctccgcctcctccgccgccatcgccgccgccgccgccgccaccgccgccgccatgCTGCCGCCTCCGCCACCGCCCGCCCGGGGACGCGTCCGCGCCCCGCCAACCGGCAGCGAGAGCGCTCCGTCCCGGCCAATGGAAGGGGGGAGACCCGCGCCGGCCGGACCAATGGGTGTGCGGGAGGCGGGCTCAGCGCGCGGGCTGTTGCATCATTTAAAGAGaccggcggcggccgcggccacGTGGGGGGCGGGGCTGGAGGTGGGCCCGGGGGCGGAGCGCGTGCTGCATCCCGCCCCCGGCGCCCCCTCTCCCGGCGCTTTGCGCCCCGCGGCTGGTGCCCGCGCCTCCAGTGTGCCTTGTGTGTCTCCGCCTGCCCCGACGGCCCCGGGCACGGGGCCTGCGAGAGGCCCATGGGGACGCACACGCCCAAGGCGGGTCGCGGTGGCGGCCTCAGCCCGATTTATGCGGAGCCAGGCCGGCTCGGTGTCCACAGCTTCCCCGGATCGTGCGTGGTCCCTTGGCCCCGCCAGCCCAGTGTCCAtcctcttccctcctcacccgccccccccccccccccgctgcCCTAGTACACCCCTCATCTCAGTGTCCTCAGGTTTCCCCAGACCGGTGGAACTTCGGCTGCCTCAGCCCAGtgtcctcctgctctcccccgTCTGACGTCTTGTCCAGTCTGGTGTTCCCAGCTCACCGCTTTGCCCCACCAGCTTCCCCAGCCGGGTATTCTCTATTTCTTCCGGCCCggggcccccccccccccggcccgaTGTCCCCCCCCCCAGCCCGATGTCCCCCCTCAGCCCGGTGTCCTCCACAACCCCACGTTTCCTGCCTCAGCCCGGGAGTCCCCCTCCAGCCCGACGTCCCCTCCCAGCTTGGTGTCTCGTCTTAGCTCAGTGCCCCGCTAGCCCAGTGTTCCACCAATCCTACTCCCACCTCAGCTCAAGTAGCAGCAGACTCGAGTGGTTGGGGAAGGGGGTTTATTGGAAATACCGGGTGGGAGGAGGCACTGGCAGGTCCTGCCAGCCAGAGCCACCGGACACAACCAGACAAGGCAGGTCGTGGCTCCCCCGTGGGCGGGTGCTGGAGTCAACGCTGGTGTCGCAGTGGGTCCCACACCATGGAGGGGACAGCCATTGCTTAGCACTGGCACAGAGCTATAGCTCCATCCTGGTGCCAGGCACTGTGCCTGTCCCCTTGGtggctgcctgctccctgcccgtAGCTGGCAGTGGCTTCAAGCTGTAACGGGCACTGACATTGGTACCCGAGACACTGCGGTACTCGCCCATCTCTGTACGAACGTTCTCGTTCTGGGTGATGGTGAGCAGGACCGGGACGGAGAGCGTTACCTCCTTCCGCAGGACTTGGATGCTGAGCGCTGTGCGTGGGGGGATCTTCGCCGGCAACTGCACCTCCACGCGCTGCCGGCGAGTGCTGGTTTCACTGCGCCCTTTCTGCACCGTGAAGATGTTGGAGGCTTCCACGGTCAGCGTGAAGGAGAGCCCGGCTTTGAGGCTAGTGGCATTGCTGAAGTGGAAGCTCTGCCAGAGTGTGGTGCCGTACTCCCGGCTGCTGCTGGCCGCCAGTGCCTGCTCCGACTCTGTCTCGTTCACCCCCTCAatctcatccaccagcacctcccgctcctcctccaCCCGCTTCTGCTCCCAGAGGAGACGTGCTGAGACCAGGGGCCCGCCCGGGGCGTAGCGGACGCAGGTGGGACAGCCGAGACTGAAAGTTCAGCTCCAGTTTGTAGTCAGCGAGATGCTCGTCAGGCCAtgccaggcagtgccagccGCCCCGGCTGGGATGCTGGTAGAGCAGCCAGACGCCTCGCTGCACTACGTGGGAGGCCACCCGGTCGTTGAAGTACCCATACGCCAAGTTGGTCTCCTCTGTCACCACCTTGCAGGCGCCTTGGAAGTTGGGGTGCTCGTAGAGGGTGATCTGGGGGTCCCCCAGGTCATGGTGCACGAGGCGCAGTGCTGAGAAGCTGTTGGGCCGATCCACAGAGGGGTACTCGCCCTCCTCAAAGGCGTGCGGCTCGCCCTCATATTTGGGGTCCGTGTAGGCAATCCATGGCTGCCCCTCCACCTTCAGGGAGGCGATGCAGTTCCCAAAATCCAGCTCGTGCAGGTCAGGCACGTCACAGGTGAACTCTCGGCTCAGCCCCTCAAAGTTGGCACGCTCGTACACCGTGATCCGGTTCATGGTGCCACGGGTGcctgcccctgcgagggcaCAAAGTGCGGCACGTCCCCTCCTGTGGGCTCACGTGGATGCTACAGGAGACCCGCGAGGAAAGCCCAGCCAGCAAAGGGAAACCTTGGCACCCCTTTAACCCTTGTCCTCTGCCCTTCCTTTGCCCACCTCCACCTGGTCCCCGTGCTCTCACCTTCTGTGCTGGCAACACCCCACAGCTGTGCCTTTTAGGAAGCGGTGGTGGGACCAGGGCGTGCTGTGGCGCAAAGTGAAGGCGATGACAATGTTCATCCCCACACCCTGCACCCaaccctgtccctgctctggtgtTGGGGAGCCAGCCAGGCCCCGCATGGCGGTCGACACACTGGGATGCCAGCCGGTCCCACagaccagccctgctggaaagtcctgctgtgccccaggcaCGTGAGGCTCCGTGCTGAAGAGTCACTGCCAATTATCAGTGATGCTTCCGCCCTGCCTGCACTAATTACAGTGTGCATTGCCGGTGGGGCAGGAACTGCTGGCTCACCCCAGTAGGGTGAGAGGGTATCGTGGTGGGCAAACCCACGCCCTGAAATGAGTCTCTGGAACCCCTGGCGATCCCAGCAACTGGACATGGACACCTAGCATGACAGTGCTGCTTCGGCCCTGAGGATGGCTGGGGCAGATGGGGACACTTCTTCCCCCTTGTCCCTTCATGGGCAGGACAACCACACACCAGGGGTGGCCAAGGCACTGCTGGAGATGGGatgctgggcacagccagacGCTGACATCAAGCCAAGGCACTGGAAGGCAGCCACTCCAAGCACAGCATGCTGGTGGTTTTCTCTGGGCTCCATGCAGGTTCCCACAGCACAAACTGGAGCTGGCCTCCCCAGGAGCTACTGGTGTGGGGCACAGGGCACGTGCACTCCCTAGCTGGCACCCCGCTGCAACAGGGCTCAGGCAGCTCAAGGGTTCTGGGGCAGGTTAAGCCTTTGATTTCTTCTGGCTACATGCCCAGTGGCTGCCTCATCCACTTGTCCAcacagccctcagcagcccagggctgtTCCCAAGGTACAGtgcatggagcagggagctACAAAGCTGACATGAAAAGCTCCCATTGGGGTACAGCTGGATCCTGACCCACCTCTTGGGGACAGTAAGGTCCCCCCAAAGCCTCTGGGCTGAAATCTGCCTCTTGGGGCTGATAAGCAaggccagccctggctgcatgGGGTCCCCCAGTCCCACAGGAGTTTGGTACAGCCTGTGGGCACCCACATCCTGTGGTGGAGAAGGATGAAGACTCCATTGCTCCAGCAGCCTGTCCCCCGCAAGTCACCCAAGAGAGGAACCCAGGTGACCCTGAATTCCTGAACCCTATCCCCTTCAAACCTCTCTCCCCCAAagcccagtgccaccccacACCTCACCCCTCACTTGCCCGCTGCCAGTGCCCCATTTCCCCTGTCTGCAGTGCCAGCGCTGCCAGGGTCTC encodes the following:
- the QARS1 gene encoding glutamine--tRNA ligase: MAAAVAAAAAAMAAEEAEEALGLFTGIGLSEAKARETLRNGALSALLRRAVLQARSALGPALDKATGTLLYNTAARLKDPKHLAFLVGYIARREILTDLQLNAALEYVRSHPLEPLDVADFERSCGVGVCITPEQIEEAVEAVISKHRAELLAERYHFNMGLLMGEARNRLQWADGKTIKNEVDLQVLHLLGPKTEADLEKKPKAAKARLAPAEKQKVAVVENGDMGTETQSLLEQLRGEALKFHKPGENYKTEGYVVTPNTMALLKQHLAITGGQVRTRFPPEPNGILHIGHAKAINFNFGYAKANGGVCFLRYDDTNPEKEEEKYFTAIREMVEWLGYQPYAVTHASDYFDQLYTWALELIRRGQAYVCHQKVEEIKGHNPPPSPWRDRPVEESLLLFEDMRKGKFGEGEATLRMKMVMEDGKMDPVAYRVKFTPHHRTGDKWCIYPTYDYTHCLCDSIEHITHSLCTKEFQARRSSYFWLCNALDVYCPVQWEYGRLNLLYTVVSKRKIIRLVETGAVRDWDDPRLFTLTALRRRGFPPEAINNFCARVGVTVAQATMEPHLLEACAREVLNEQAPRAMAVLEPLKVTITNFPAPKPLEVLVPNFPADESRGFHKVPFHQTIYIEETDFREEADKGYKRLAPGQSVGLRHAGYVITVQNVIKDVSGRVIELEVTCTKSDVAEKPKAFIHWVSVPVTCEVRLYERLFLHKNPEDPLEVPGGFLSDLNPDSLRVVHNALVDSSVHSARPFDKFQFERLGYFSVDPDSEEGKMVFNRTVTLKEDPGKA
- the LOC116449429 gene encoding LOW QUALITY PROTEIN: epidermal differentiation-specific protein-like (The sequence of the model RefSeq protein was modified relative to this genomic sequence to represent the inferred CDS: deleted 1 base in 1 codon), whose protein sequence is MNRITVYERANFEGLSREFTCDVPDLHELDFGNCIASLKVEGQPWIAYTDPKYEGEPHAFEEGEYPSVDRPNSFSALRLVHHDLGDPQITLYEHPNFQGACKVVTEETNLAYGYFNDRVASHVVQRGVWLLYQHPSRGGWHCLAWPDEHLADYKLELNFQSRLSHLRPLRPGRPLVSARLLWEQKRVEEEREVLVDEIEGVNETESEQALAASSSREYGTTLWQSFHFSNATSLKAGLSFTLTVEASNIFTVQKGRSETSTRRQRVEVQLPAKIPPRTALSIQVLRKEVTLSVPVLLTITQNENVRTEMGEYRSVSGTNVSARYSLKPLPATGREQAATKGTGTVPGTRMEL